The genomic segment AGGGCCAGTTgtagcgcattcattcattcattcattcattcattcattcattcattcattcattcaatcattcactcaatcactcaatcgtatttataataatgatggcatttgttaagcccttactatgtgcaaagcaccgctctaagcgctggggagattacaaagtgatcaggttgtcccaggtggggctcacagtcttcatccccattttacagaggaggtaactgaggcacagagaagctaagtggcttgcccaaggtcacacagctgatggcacttactgcgtgcagagcactggactaagcgcttgggagagtacaacacaagaataaacacacacattccctgcccgcaatgagcttacagtctagaggaggaaatggacatagtaataataataatagtaatagtatttgttaagcacttgtcatgtgccaagcactgttctgggcaccgggatacaaacaaggtaatcaggatgtcccatgtggggctcacagtcttaatccccattttacagatgagggaaatgaggcacagagaagtgaagtgacttgcccaaagccacacagctgataagtggcagagatgtgattagaactcacgacccccgactctcaaacccgggctctttccaccaagccacgctgcttctgacatgAATAGAAATCCATAAATGACGGATCtggacctaagtggtgtgggagggggaatgaagaagggaagcaagtcagggtgatgcagaagggagtgagagaagaagaaatgagggcttagtcagggaaggcctcttggaggttggGGACGGTCACTTAACtgtcatgtcccatgtggggctcacagtcttaatccccattttacagatggggtaactgaggcacagagaagtgaagtgactcacccaaagtcacatagctgacaggtaatggaggcaggattagaacccatggcctctaactcccaatcccgggctctttccactaagccatggtgaaGATGGTAATAATGGTGTTAGGGATGGTGATGATAAAGGagagaacaataacaacaataacaataatccctcatctgtaaaatgaggcttaagactgtgagccccacatgggacaaactaatcaccttgtaaactctccagcgctttgaacagtgctttgcacatagtaagtgcttaataaattccattgttactattattattattatggtattcattaagctcttactatgtgccaggccctggtgGTAGCCATTacagagtgaagcagcatggctcagtggaaagagcccgggctttggagtcagagttcatgggttcaaatcccggctccgccacttgtcagctgtgtgactttgggcaagtcacttcacttctctgggcctcagttccctcttctggaaaatggggattaagattgcgagccccccgtgggacaacctgatcaccttgtaacctccgcagtgctcagaacagtgcttggcacatagtaagcgcttaataaatgctattattattattatagagacggcCACGGCCatgaagatggagaaaggggtggtgatgctggttcattcattcattcaatcgtatttattaagtgcttactatgtgcagggcactgtactgagcccttgggaagtacaagttgcaacatatagagacggtcccgacccaacagcgggctcgcagtctagaagtgacgATAAATGGGTTGGTTGTGATGATGAAAGCCAGAACAATAGCGATAGAGCTAGCTGAAATGCAGAAGATGGCGGTGAGGAGGAAGGCGGGGATGACGGGCGGGTGGTCAAGTCCCGCGGCCTCTCCTCGCCAGGGGCCTGCGTGAACCTGAAGACCAACAACCAGGACGAGGAGACGCCCCTGCACACGGCGGCCCGCTGCGGCCTGCCGGACCTGGTGTCCTTCTACATGGAGCACGGGGCCTTGGTGGACAGCCTCAACGCCCACCTGGAGACCCCGCTGGCCCTGGCCACCCACTGGGCCCTGCGCTTCAAGGAGCAGGACTACAGCTCGGAGCACCGCCTGGCCTGCCGGCTGCTGCTGGACGCCAAGGCGGCCGTCAACGCCCGCGACGAGGACTTCAAGTCGCCCCTGCACAAGGCCGCCTGGAACTGCGACCACGTGCTGCTGCGCATGATGCTGGAGGCCGGGGCCGAGCCCAACCTCCTGGACGTCAACGGCTGCGCTCCCATCCAGTACGTGCTCAAGGTGTCCTCGGTCAGGCCGGCGGGGAGACCAGAGCTCTGCTGTCAGCTGCTCCTCAACCACGGGGCCGCCAGGATCTACCCCCCGCACTTTCACAAGGTCAGCCTCCCACGAGTGCCCGTgcgctcataataataacaataataatagcatttattaaccgcttactatgtgcaaagcactgttctaagcgctgatccacTTGTATCGATCGAGCGCTCACTGCGCGCGGAGCCCTGGCCTAAGAgctcggagagtacaatgcaaaaataagcagcagcatcatcatcaatcgtatttattgagcgcttagtgcagagcactgtactaagcgcagacacTTACTTActtacactgtactaataagcagacacactcccggcctgccatgagcttacagtctaaaggcagtAAGAGAAATCTGTGAATGACGGAGATGGAcccaagtggggctgggagggggggatgaataaagggagcgtgtgagggggacgcagaaggagtgggagaagaggaaaggagggcttagtcagggaaggcttcttagatgagcctccaatcaatcaatcaatcaatcgtatttattgagcgcttactgtgtgcagagcactgtactaagcgcttgggaagtacaagataaggCCAATAAGGCTTTGGTGGTGGGACAGGAGTCatcgtctccccctctccatcccccccatcttacctccttcccttcccctcagcacctgtatatatgtatatatgtttgtacatatttattactctctttatttatttattttacttgtacatagctattctatttattttattttgttagtatgtttggttttgttctctgtctcccccttttagacggtgagcccactgttgcgtagggactgtctctatatgttgccaatttgtacttcccaagcgcttagtacagtgctctgcacatagtaagcgctcaataaatacgactgatgatgatgatgatgatgatcgtccgtcggatatgaggagggagagcacttcaggccagacgcaggatcatcatcatcaatcgtatttattgagcgcttactgtgtgcagagcactgtactaagcgcttgggaagtacaagttggcaacatatagagacagtccctgcccaacagtgggctcacagtctaaaagggggagacagagaacaaaaccaaacatactaacaaaataaaataaatatggatgtgggcaaagggttggcggcgagatagacgcgattgaggcacagtgagaaagtcatCATTTATTAGCattagcatctattaagcacttactgtgtgtggagcactgtactaagcgccggggagaggacaatattcattcagttggatttattgagcactgactgtgtgcagagcactgtactaagcgaggataatagaacaatcaacagatgcattccctgcccacgatgagcttgcagtctccaGGAAGGTCTGGTTCTCTACCCAACAGATGATCCTTGAGAACAGATGAGAAGgagccaggcctgggcgtcagaggacctgggttcaccacttgttagctgggtgaccttggacaaatcatttctcttctttagagccggaggtcatgggttcaaatcccggctccaccgattgtcagctgtgtgactttgggcaagtcacttaacttctctgtgcctcagctccctcatctgtaaactggggatgaagactgtgagccccccgtgggacaacctgatcactttgtaaccttcccagcgcttagaacagtgctttgcacatagtaagcgcttaataaatgccattattattattattattattattattctctgggtctcagttccctcatctggaaaatgggggttaagaccgtgagccccgtgtgggacagggactgtgtccgacccaattagcttgtatccaccccggcgcagagaacagtgcttgacacatagtaagtgcttaacaactactattattattcattcattcattcaatcgtatttattgagcgcttactgtgtgcagagcactgtactaagcgcttgggaagtacaaattggcaacatatagagacggtccctacccaacagtgggctcacagtctagaaatcattattattattattattattattattattattgttataaggatACCAGCTGTGGAAGCCACacctcctcatcttcaaacccaTCCCACATTTCCCATATTCCAGGAAGTGTTTCCtgaatcatttctcttctcccctctcccaagtgcttagagcagggctccgcacacagtacgaactcaataaataccacagatggaaGTATTGATTTTCTTATCCTCCCAAATAACACCTCAGTTCTCCAGACCTCGCAACTTTTCCCAGAACTTCTGTCCCCAGCGACTCCCACACATTACCATTCCCACAGTAACACATTCACATCTCCACCTTCCcgttctcatcttcctcctttctctaaaCTCCTTGGTGTTTGTCTCTGCCATGAGACTGTAAGTCCATGAGGGCAAaggtcatatctactaattctattcttCTCCccccaagtgatcagtacagtgctcggctcacagtaGACCGTCAGATCcactgggcagggattttgtttaataataataataatgatggcatttgttaagcgcttactatgtgcgaagcactgttctaagcactgggggtggctgcaaggtgatcaggttgtcccatgtggggctcacagtcttaatccccgttttacagatgaggtaactgaggctcagagaagtgaagtgacttgcccaaagtcacactgctgacaggtggtggagccaggattagaacccatgacctctgactcccaagcctgggctcttgcctgtgagccccgctgcttctctgagtttactAACTCAAAGAAGTTCACTACTTAGAGTTtaataactctattgttctctcccaagtgctcagatactgtaagcccattgttgggtagggattgtctctatttgttgccaaattatactttccaagcgcttagtccagtggtatgctacagtaagcacccaataaatacaactgaatgaataaagcagcatggcttagtggaaagagcccgggcttgggaggcagaggtcatgggttctaatcctggctctaccgcttggcaggtgtgtgactttgggcaagtgacttcacttcaatgtgcctcagttacctcatctgcaaaatggggattaagactgtgagccccacgtgggacaatctggtaaccttgtgtctagcccagcacttagaacagtgcttggcacatagtaagcgcttaacaaaagccatcattattattattattattgatgaatgaataaacagtgctctacatccaTTTGAgtgtaatagcaataatgatgatgatcgtattcattaagtgcttactatgtgtcaaacactgttctaaaccctggtgtagatacagcctaatcaggtcagatacagtccctgagccacatggggctcacagtcttcacccccttttacagatgagggaactgaggtgaagagaagtgaagtgacttgctcaaggtcacacagcagacaagtgacagagccaggattagaacccatgaccttctgaatcccaggtccggactctacccactaggtcatgctgcttcccgtcacTTCtcgagggcaaagatcatgtctacgaaCTGTCGTACTCCCTCAAGAGTTTATTCTTGTGTTTTTTGTactatggtactctcccgagagcttagtacagtgctctacacacagaaaacgttcaataaatattcattaatattcaatattcaataaataaatattcaataaataaatacgactgactgacagactgactcccCCAATGTCAGGGATGCATCCTGGATTCCTGGAACCTTGGAACTTGTGACGGATTCTGGGAATACCCAAGCACTGgataactgtaagctcatagCACAAGCGACgtggcagagcacttgactatcctctagactgtaagctcgtcctctagactgcaaactcattgcgggcagagaccgtgtccgctatttctgttggattgtactctcccaagagtatagtacagcactctgcatgtagtaagccctcaggaaataccattgattgtcaaTGTCAAtgtcatggattgattaattcattcatcaatcagttgtatttgaatgcctatggtgtgcagagcactggactaagcgcttaggagaatacaattccacagagttggtagacacattcccaggccacATTCCCAGGGGAGAGacggcgttaatataaataaatcatggatatggacaaaagtgctgtggggctgggggcggaggagggtACAGAGGCTGTCCAGCCCAGCTCCCTTTACAGTGGAGACTGGGTCAGTCAAACAatagattgcatttattgagcacttactgtgtgcagagcactgtaccgagcacttgggagatacaatggaatcagcagccacgttccctgcccacaaggagcttacagtcatccaGTGCTTGGGCATTCCCGACATCCATCGCAAGTTCCAGGAAACCAGGTTTACTTCGAATGCATCCCTGACACTGGGGGAGTCagctagtcagtcgtatttattctgcgtgcagagcactgtactaaactcttgggagagtgtaacagaacagtaaacagacacattccctgcccacaatgagcttacagtctagaggacggcgAGGGGGAGCAGCGTTTCTATGAGGAAGGAGAATGAAatgctctctatctctctgtctctctctctccttctctgtctctgtctctcaggtgCTGCAGGCCTGCCACACTTGTCCGAGAGCAGTGGAAGTTGTGGTCAACACTTACGAGCACATCGCGTGGACGGCCAAATGGAAATCGGCTATTCCCGAGTCGAGCTTGGAAGTACGCCTCGTTCCCGTCCCACGCGATTCCACGGGGGTGACCAGAATTGGTGGCAAAgtggcacacacgcacacatcccTGCACcccgtctccccttctggaccacTTGCATACTGAAAGGCCATAGATGGGGGGGCATGGTGCTGGGGGGTGGAGCCCAAACCTGGAGAAAGTGGAGCACCCAGGAATAtagggttagtatagtgctctgcatatagttagtgctcagtaaatatcattgattgattgattgacctccaggaggccttcccagactgagccccttccttcctctccccctcgtccccctctccatccccccatcttacctccttcccttccccacagcacctgtatatatgtatatatgcttgtacatatttattactctatttatttatttattttacttgtacatatctattctatttattttattttgttagtatgttaggttttgttctctgtctcccccttttagactgtgagcccactgttgggtagggactgtctctatatgttgccaacttgtacttcccaagcgcttagtacggtgctctgcacacagtaagcgctcaataaatatgattgaagatgatgatgatgattgataaggGACAAGAGGGGCAGGATTCATCCCAGAACCTGCCTCCAGTGCCCCCAACCTCCTTCAACCACCTCCCTCTTAGAATCAGATCATTAactagtcagttagtcagtcaactgtatttattgagtgcctactgtgtgcagagcactgtactaagtgcttgggagggtacagtagaacagtagaacagatGCATTcgctacccaaaatgagcttagagtctagagggggaggcagatatgaatagaaatcagtaaatgacagatattaactaaggggagatggagagaaggctcTAGTACTCGCCCCTCCACCCATCCTCCACCAAGAGACCGTGGACTCCATCCCTCTTCTGAGACTCCAAATACTCTCACGCCCCTGGTCTCCGGATGTCCCCATCCCTGGGGGGTGGATGCCCCCATCCTAGGGTCTCTGGATgctcccatccccccatctccagacgcccccccacccctagtctctgaatcaatcaatcaatcaatcgtatttattgagcacttactgtgtgcagagcactgtactaagcgcttgggaagtacaagctggcaacatatagagacagtccctacctaacagtgggctcacagtctagaagggggagacagagaacaaaaccaaacatgctaacaaaataaaataaatagaatagatatgtacatgtaaaataaatagagtagagtaataaatatgtacaagcatatatacaggtgctgtggggaagggaaggaggtaagatgcggggggatggagatgggggcgagggggagaggaaggaagggggggctcCCCCAACCCTTGGTCCCTGGATGCCCCCCAACCTCTGGTCTCTGGATACCCCCTCCCCCAGTTTCTGGATGCCCCCCACCCACTCTCTAGATTCCCCCCCCATCACTGGTCTTGGGAtgctcccctcccccagactctAGATGTCCCATACCCCTGGTCTCTGGATGCCCCCATCCCCAGTCTCTGgttgcccctcattcattcattcattcaatcacatttattgagcgcttactgtgtgcagagcactgtactaagcgcttgggaagtacaagtcagcaacatatagacgcTCTCCCCCAGTCTCTGGATTCCCTCCCCCAGAATTCAGATGCCCCCTACCCCTGGTCTCCAGGCAACTCCATCCCCAGAGCTCCAGATATGCCCCTGACTCTGgcctccaggttcattcattccatcatatttattgataataataataataataataataataatggcatttgttaagcgcttactatgtgcaaagcattgttctaagcactgaggaggatacaaggtgatcaggttgtcccacgtggggctcacagtcttcatccccattttacagatgagggaactgaggcacacagaagttaagtgacctgcgcaaaatcacacagccgacaagcggtggagccgggatttgaacccatgacctctggctcccaagctcgtgctctttccattgagccactctgcttctctaattactgagcagagcactctactaagtggttgggagaggagaatacaacaataaacaggcacacccCGCTCCCCGATGTCCCCTTGGCCCAGTCTCTGGCTGCAGCCCACCCCCGGTCTCCGGATGCCCTCGTCCCTGGGTCCccggcctcatcatcatcatcaattgtatttattgagcgcttactgtgtgcagagcactggactaagcacttgggaagtacaagttggcaacatatagagacagtccctacccaacagtgggctcacagtctaaaagggggagacagagaacaaaaccaaacatactaacaaaataaaagaaatagaatagatatgtacaagtaaaataaatagagtaataaatatgtacaagcgtatatacatatatacaggtgctgtggggaagggaaggaggtaagatgggggcatggaggggggacgagggggagaggaaggaaggggctcagtctgggaaggcctcctggagtaggtgagctctcagtagggccttgaagggaggaagagagctagcttggcggatgggcagagggattgggggcattccaggcccgggggatgacgtgggccgggggtcgatggtgggacgggcgagaacgaggcctaacggtgaggagattagcagcagaggagcggagggtgtggggtgggatgtagaaggagagaagggaggtgaggtaggagggggcgaggggatggacagcctccaCTCCCGGTCAGCCCCTCCAGGCTGGGGGTAACGGCGGGGGCCTGTTGGTTGTCTTGCAGAAGTACGGGGACTTCTACCGCTCGCTCTTCGCCGTGTGCACCCGCCACTCGCCGCGTTCCCTCCTGCACTTGGCACGCTGCACCCTGCGCCAGGCCCTGCAACGCCACTGCCAGAGAGTGgtgcccaccctgcccctgcccgccACCCTCCAGCAATATCTGCTGCTGGAGCCCCAGGGGTTGCTCTACTGAAGTCCTGCACACCCGCCCGGCCGGGGTCGGGGGcctgggggggcggtgggggggtctAAGAatggggtaagaataataattatcatagcaatgtttccagtgacaatgtatggatctgaaagctggacagtgacaaaaacgggataataataataataatggtatttgttaagctcgtactaggttgttctaagcgctgggataacaatcataatcatcatcatggtactggtaagcgcttactatgtgccaggcgctgtactaagcgctggggtggagacaagcaaatcaggctggacacagtcccagtcccacatggggctcacggtctcaatccccattttacagatgaggtagctgaggcccagagaagggaagcaacttgcccaaggtcacacagcagacaggtggcggagtcgggattagaacccacagtcttctgactctcaggcccggggtctaaccagcagagaagcaggttagtggctcagtggagagaagcagcgtggctcagtggaaagagctcgggctttggagtcagaggtcatgggttcaaatcccggctccgccacttgtcagctgtgtgactttgggcaagtcacttaacttatctgggcctcagttccctcatctggaaaatggggattgtctgtgagccccacgtgggacaacttgattaccttgtatctaccccagcgcttagaacagtgctttgcacatagtaagcgcttaataaatgccgtcgttattattattattataaccactgTACCATGCTAAAAAGAGCACCTATTGTTTTGAAATGTCGTGTTGGACAAGGGTTTTtcgactgcccgaaaaacaaacaaatggatttcggagcaaattaagccaaagtggtctttggaaggccaatggACTCGACTTAGATGAGTAGAGTTTGGAAACATCATGaaaaggactaattctctggagaagacactgatgccaggaaaagtccagggaaaacgtggaagaggcagaccagaagcTAGCTGGATAGAGACCGCAACAAccataacagaagaaccgttaggaaggttacggattatggcaaaGGACAGGAAGTTCCGGAGAATATATTTCCaaagagtcgctatgaatcagaaatgactcaatggcacttaataataatctgttggacgcttactttgtgtcaagcactcttctaagcaccagggcagattcagttcagacacagtccctgacccatgttggggtcacagtctaagtaataatactacgactactactactaataataatggcatttattaagcgcttactatgtgcaaggcactgttctaagcactggggaggttacaaggtgatcaggttgtcccacagggggctcacactcttaatccccattttacagatgaggtaacagaggtccagagaagttaagtgacttgcccaaagtcacacagctgacaattgccagtgaagggatttgaacccatgacctccaactccaaagcccatgctctttccactgagccacgctgcttctcccatttcacagatgaggaaaccgaggcaccctCTGGGGAGGCAGGGGTTGATCGCAGACA from the Tachyglossus aculeatus isolate mTacAcu1 chromosome 2, mTacAcu1.pri, whole genome shotgun sequence genome contains:
- the ASB4 gene encoding ankyrin repeat and SOCS box protein 4, with protein sequence MATTAESSRARQAFLDALEANDTGKLQAMLAQRLVDVDTVFEVEDEQLILASYKQGHWLPSDKLKCSWATGVHLAVLLGHVESLRLLLAHRAAANCQPNGKTPLHVACRVANADCVQVLCDHGALPDRFSLAGLAPLHSCTSSSSVPCAKQLVWRGACVNLKTNNQDEETPLHTAARCGLPDLVSFYMEHGALVDSLNAHLETPLALATHWALRFKEQDYSSEHRLACRLLLDAKAAVNARDEDFKSPLHKAAWNCDHVLLRMMLEAGAEPNLLDVNGCAPIQYVLKVSSVRPAGRPELCCQLLLNHGAARIYPPHFHKVLQACHTCPRAVEVVVNTYEHIAWTAKWKSAIPESSLEKYGDFYRSLFAVCTRHSPRSLLHLARCTLRQALQRHCQRVVPTLPLPATLQQYLLLEPQGLLY